TGATCGCAGAGCTTTAAAATATCATGGCTATGTTGGAGGTTTAATTCATATTGTCCAGGAGATGACTCTGCAACAATAGCGGTAATTTCAATAGATTGTAGTAGGGCTGCTTTCTCAACTTCATCTAGGACTTGCTGATAGTTATTCGGTGCATCTATATCGAAACATTGGTTTTCTATGCTGGTTTCAGACGGATGCTGAGGTGAGAAAAGATAAAACTCTAGTTCGGCAGCCATAACAGGAAAATAATTGGTAGCCTGTAACTGATTTAATAATTTTTTTAATATATTGCGTGGTTCATAATGACAATCTGAACCATTTTCTTCTTGCATGGATAGGTAAAGCTGGGCATTCAATTCAGGAGATAATGCACTGGGTTGCAAGCTGCCTAAAATGGGTAGGCAAAGTCTGTCTGGTTCACCAATATATTTTCCTAAACCTGTCTCTTCAATCACTTTTCCATCTAGGCTCATAGCGTACACAGAAAGTGGAAAATAGCACCCATTAGAGAGATTCTTTAAACTTTTAACATCAATCCGTTTACCACGAATATGTCCGTTTAAGTCGTGCAGACAAATATCAATGTGTTGGGTATTTGGATATAAATTTAAATATTCATCCACCTCTTTTAAAAAAAGTTCTGAGTCGAAAATGTGAGCTTGTATCGATGGAATAAAATCATCCGAGATTTTAAAAGGTTTAAAGTGAGGATTTTGTAAGTTTAAACTTGGGTAAATATGAGTACTCATTATAAAAAACCTTGGTGGCTATTTAGCTAAAATCCTACCGTAGCCTGTGAAGTTAATCGCGTAAAAAAAGGGTAAAATGATTAAAGATTAATTTTTGGGATTTTTTAATTATTTATATTAAAAATTATGTAGTTAGTTTAGGTTTTTATAGTGAAAAAATTAAGTAAAATTAATGTCTAAGGGCAGTCTAAGAGTGAGCAAATTTCTTCGAATTTGATTTTTTAAATTAAACAATATTAGGAATTATGACCTTTCAAGTTGGTGAGATGATCAAACTGATTTAAACTTAAAGGCTTATCCAGTGAGACACTTATTTTTGAAGTCTTGAATAGAGCAAGACCTTTTAGAGTATTTACTGGAATTTTATTTTTGCGGTTTTGAATTTTATTTTTGAGTTATCTTAATATGAAAAATATTGGTTTAGCCATTTTAGCAATCAGCCTTTCAGGTTGTGCTGCAATGAGCGTAGAAGAATGTAAGACTGCGAATTGGTCATTAGTGGGTGAGAAAGATGGTTCAAAAGGTTCGTCGCCACGTTTAGATCAATATTACAAAGCGTGTGGAAAAGCCAATATTGTTCCAGATCAAAAGTCATACGAACGCGGGTATAAAGAAGGTTTAGGGTATTATTGCCAGCCAACAAATATTTTTTATAGTGCTTTAGAGGGTAGTGGCAATATCAATGTGTGCCCAGTCGAGCAGCGCAATCGTTTAAGACCTTATTATCAGGCAGCTTCTGATTACTATAATGCAAAAAATGAATATGACCGTTATGACGAAAAGTTTAAGCAATATTCTGACAGTGCTTATAACGAAAAGTTAAAGCCAGAAGAGCGTGAACGTTATCGTAAACTTTTAAAA
This region of Acinetobacter sp. XS-4 genomic DNA includes:
- a CDS encoding DUF2799 domain-containing protein, whose translation is MKNIGLAILAISLSGCAAMSVEECKTANWSLVGEKDGSKGSSPRLDQYYKACGKANIVPDQKSYERGYKEGLGYYCQPTNIFYSALEGSGNINVCPVEQRNRLRPYYQAASDYYNAKNEYDRYDEKFKQYSDSAYNEKLKPEERERYRKLLKELQIDRDRINRNYWNSIRDIERFKYDHGLK
- a CDS encoding glutamine synthetase family protein, giving the protein MSTHIYPSLNLQNPHFKPFKISDDFIPSIQAHIFDSELFLKEVDEYLNLYPNTQHIDICLHDLNGHIRGKRIDVKSLKNLSNGCYFPLSVYAMSLDGKVIEETGLGKYIGEPDRLCLPILGSLQPSALSPELNAQLYLSMQEENGSDCHYEPRNILKKLLNQLQATNYFPVMAAELEFYLFSPQHPSETSIENQCFDIDAPNNYQQVLDEVEKAALLQSIEITAIVAESSPGQYELNLQHSHDILKLCDQINALKRIVKQVARKHDLTACFMAKPNLAKAGSGMHFHMSLLNQYHENIFSSAEAKDELSVKLLNAISGLIELMPASMAILAPNINSYRRFKIGHHVPLEANWDTNNRNVAIRIPCSDLQNQRLEYRVAGADCNPYLVAATILAGVSYGLSHKLPLPKPAHLLKFPDEHILLANNQPEALKIFKGSLILKGYLGADFVEHWYTVKQAEYQNIYSQMTEAEQHWDI